From one Rhodamnia argentea isolate NSW1041297 chromosome 1, ASM2092103v1, whole genome shotgun sequence genomic stretch:
- the LOC125314862 gene encoding disease resistance protein RPM1-like yields MKAFLASAQSSQEDDPELKVWAKQVRDVTYDVEDILDEFMLNSARDHGHGFIREYAFQVEEGELVGIDKSREELIKWLVDGELGLEVVSMGGSGKTTLNILRDIIAQRHGEIQQPVPQALESMSIASLKQILKDFLQQRSYIVVLDDVWNLQALEGIKNALPNNSSCSRIIITTRKADIATVSSHPSKVHSRKPLSPDESWSLFCKKVFRGKPCPPHLEHLSRQILKECEGLPLAIVAIGGLLFAKDVQEWEMITRSLAAELESDGRMKIFGRILSLSYNDLHDNLKSCFLLIPSQVPPTNAGSVPLEVSKFERDANVGLCAACGDNQAHEITESVGVIQSSHFLYPSVLERDFRRGHGSAKITAKTVLCESWRWSEQECNARAGRAKSTKEAGCNGPEERQMLTGL; encoded by the exons ATGAAGGCCTTCTTAGCAAGTGCCCAGTCATCGCAAGAAGATGACCCTGAGTTGAAGGTGTGGGCGAAACAGGTCAGAGATGTTACATACGATGTAGAGGATATTCTGGATGAATTCATGCTCAACTCGGCAAGAGATCACGGACATGGGTTCATCAG GGAGTATGCTTTTCAAGTCGAGGAAGGTGAACTGGTGGGGATTGACAAGTCAAGAGAGGAGCTTATTAAGTGGCTTGTTGATGGAGAACTCGGACTTGAAGTTGTGTCAATGGGGGGTTCAGGGAAGACCACTTTG AATATCTTGAGGGACATAATTGCACAACGACATGGAGAAATTCAGCAACCGGTTCCTCAAGCTCTAGAATCCATGAGTATCGCGAGCCTCAAGCAGATACTGAAAGACTTTCTGCAGCAAAGAAGTTACATCGTTGTTCTAGATGATGTATGGAACTTGCAAGCACTAGAAGGTATAAAAAATGCATTGCCTAATAACAGCTCCTGTAGCCGAATAATAATCACTACTCGCAAAGCTGACATTGCTACTGTCTCATCCCACCCATCAAAAGTTCATTCTCGTAAGCCCTTATCTCCAGATGAATCATGGTCCTTATTCTGCAAGAAAGTCTTCCGTGGGAAACCCTGTCCTCCTCACCTAGAACACCTTTCTCGGCAGATTTTAAAAGAATGCGAGGGTTTACCTCTTGCCATAGTGGCAATTGGTGGTCTTCTCTTTGCAAAAGATGTCCAAGAATGGGAGATGATTACTCGCAGCCTTGCTGCAGAACTAGAAAGCGATGGCAGGATGAAAATTTTCGGGAGAATTCTCAGCTTGAGCTACAATGATTTGCATGATAACTTGAAAAGCTGCTTTTT GCTCATCCCTTCACAAGTTCCCCCGACCAATGCCGGTTCTGTGCCACTTGAAGTATCTAAGTTTGAGAGGGACGCAA ACGTTGGTCTCTGCGCTGCCTGTGGAGATAACCAAGCTCACGAAATTACAGAATCTGTTGGTGTGATTCAGAGCTCGCATTTCCTCTACCCTTCGGTCCTAGAAAGGGATTTTCGGCGAGGACATGGGAGCGCTAAAATCACTGCAAAAACTGTGCTATGTGAAAGCTGGAGGTGGTCGGAGCAAGAATGCAATGCAAGAGCTGGGAGAGCTAAATCAACTAAGGAGGCTGGGTGTAACGGACCTGAAGAAAGACAAATGCTGACTGGCTTGTGA